Proteins from a single region of Chryseobacterium sp. T16E-39:
- a CDS encoding T9SS type A sorting domain-containing protein: MKKLYLSAFSVCTILSISAQQVMWQKDIKSNTQDFLSQVTTTIDQQYLITGSAIQAGSQKKEAGSNAKQNNGYDFHLVKLNQQGNQVWEKYFAGNNHDYLSATVTTQEGGFLISGTSFSGKSLDKKEDSKGGSDIWLIRINEFGDELWQKTLGTSADEEAKAVIQTTDLGFFVAGSFGSAQDSKMKGYGSKDVLIVKLDKNGKEISQLALGGRGLDEVEKMIPTKDGGALLGIYSRSSEFRVSGSEGQSSTPETSNRVSRYSKTTNNEGEGDYWIVKLNKDGKVEWEKNFGGKGDDHLRTLALTSTGYIVGGESRSDKSGNKTVGIEEGTDLWLISLNERGDEQWQKSYNFKNRDVLMGMSVIASSDDKTSKGILLGGYTQAEGRIETDDETFWMLYLNQDGQEQWRKYVSGDSRRREERLSDIKLNRDGSIILAGTSAEELGKENWKIIKLGDKQLDQLIEKHDIKIYPNPVSDYAYVEIGFDFKDADITLYDMGGRQLQNIKTKNKVTKINTQPLIQGAYLVSIKTDTNKTANAKLIKK; encoded by the coding sequence ATGAAAAAACTTTACTTAAGTGCATTTTCGGTGTGCACAATTCTGAGCATTTCCGCTCAGCAAGTGATGTGGCAGAAAGATATTAAATCCAATACTCAGGATTTTCTAAGCCAGGTTACGACGACCATTGATCAGCAGTATTTAATTACGGGAAGTGCTATACAAGCTGGAAGCCAGAAGAAGGAAGCTGGAAGTAATGCCAAGCAAAATAATGGTTATGATTTTCATTTGGTGAAATTGAATCAGCAAGGAAATCAGGTTTGGGAAAAATATTTTGCAGGAAATAACCACGACTATCTATCGGCAACGGTGACCACTCAGGAAGGTGGATTTTTGATTTCGGGAACTTCTTTCTCTGGAAAATCTTTAGACAAAAAGGAAGATTCTAAAGGAGGATCAGATATATGGCTCATCAGGATCAATGAATTTGGAGATGAACTGTGGCAAAAAACATTAGGAACTTCTGCTGACGAAGAAGCTAAAGCCGTAATTCAAACTACAGATTTAGGATTTTTTGTAGCCGGATCTTTCGGCTCTGCGCAGGATTCCAAAATGAAAGGATATGGTTCAAAAGATGTTTTGATCGTCAAATTGGATAAAAACGGAAAAGAAATTTCACAATTGGCTTTAGGAGGAAGGGGATTAGACGAGGTTGAAAAAATGATTCCAACGAAGGACGGGGGAGCATTATTAGGAATTTATTCGAGAAGTTCCGAGTTTCGGGTTTCGGGTTCCGAAGGTCAAAGCTCAACTCCAGAAACTTCGAACCGCGTATCTCGCTATTCAAAAACCACTAATAATGAAGGTGAAGGCGACTACTGGATCGTAAAACTTAATAAGGATGGGAAAGTAGAATGGGAAAAGAATTTTGGGGGTAAAGGTGATGATCACTTGAGAACACTGGCTTTGACATCAACTGGCTATATTGTTGGAGGAGAATCCAGATCAGATAAATCAGGAAATAAAACCGTTGGAATTGAAGAAGGAACTGATTTGTGGCTAATCTCCTTGAATGAAAGAGGTGATGAACAATGGCAAAAATCCTACAATTTCAAAAACAGAGATGTTTTGATGGGAATGAGTGTTATTGCTTCTAGTGACGATAAAACTTCTAAAGGAATATTATTAGGAGGATACACTCAAGCTGAAGGAAGGATAGAAACCGATGATGAAACTTTTTGGATGCTGTATCTGAATCAGGACGGGCAGGAACAGTGGAGAAAATATGTGAGTGGAGACTCGAGACGAAGAGAAGAGAGACTTTCTGATATTAAACTCAACAGAGATGGATCGATCATTTTAGCGGGAACCAGTGCAGAGGAACTAGGAAAGGAAAACTGGAAGATCATCAAATTAGGGGATAAACAATTGGATCAGTTGATCGAGAAACATGATATCAAGATCTATCCGAACCCGGTATCTGATTACGCTTATGTCGAAATAGGATTTGACTTTAAAGACGCAGATATTACCCTTTACGATATGGGAGGAAGACAACTTCAAAATATAAAAACCAAGAATAAGGTTACCAAGATCAATACTCAACCTCTGATCCAGGGAGCTTATCTCGTATCCATAAAAACGGATACTAATAAAACAGCTAACGCTAAACTGATAAAGAAATAA